In a single window of the Zea mays cultivar B73 chromosome 5, Zm-B73-REFERENCE-NAM-5.0, whole genome shotgun sequence genome:
- the LOC100382511 gene encoding Cytosolic invertase 1-like: MELAVGGGMRRSASHTSLSESDDFELTRLLSKPRINVERQRSFDDRSLSDVSHSGGYGRGGFDGMYSPGGGLRSLVGTPASSGLHSFEPHPIVGDAWEALRRSLVLFRGQPLGTVAAVDHASEEVLNYDQVFVRDFVPSALAFLMNGEPDIVKNFLLKTLLLQGWEKKVDRFKLGEGAMPASFKVMHDAKKGVETLHADFGESAIGRVAPVDSGFWWIILLRAYTKTTGDLTLAETPECQKGMRLILSLCLSEGFDTFPTLLCADGCCMIDRRMGVYGYPIEIQALFFMALRCALQMLKHDNEGKEFVEKIATRLHALSYHMRSYFWLDFQQLNDIYRYKTEEYSHTAVNKFNVIPDSIPDWLFDFMPCQGGFFIGNVSPARMDFRWFALGNMIAILSSLATPEQSVAIMDLIEERWEELIGEMPLKICYPAIENHEWRIVTGCDPKNTRWSYHNGGSWPVLLWLLTAACIKTGRPQIARRAIDLAERRLLKDGWPEYYDGKLGRYVGKQARKFQTWSIAGYLVAKMMLEDPSHLGMISLEEDRAMLKPVLKRSASWTN, from the exons ATGGAGCTGGCTGTCGGCGGCGGGATGCGGCGGTCGGCGTCGCACACCTcgctgtcggagtcggatgacttcGAGCTCACGCGGCTGCTCAGCAAGCCGCGGATCAACGTCGAGCGCCAGCGCTCCTTCGACGACCGCTCGCTTAGCGACGTCTCGCACTCGGGCGGGTACGGCAGGGGAGGCTTCGACGGCATGTACTCGCCTGGGGGCGGCCTGCGCTCCCTCGTCGGCACGCCGGCCTCCTCCGGGCTGCACTCCTTCGAGCcccaccccatcgtcggcgacgcctGGGAGGCGCTCCGCCGCTCCCTCGTCTTGTTCCGCGGCCAGCCCCTTGGCACCGTTGCCGCCGTCGACCACGCGTCCGAGGAAGTCCTCAACTACGACCAA GTGTTTGTGAGGGATTTCGTGCCGAGCGCGCTGGCGTTTCTGATGAATGGCGAGCCAGATATCGTCAAGAACTTCCTTCTGAAGACCCTGCTGCTGCAGGGCTGGGAGAAGAAAGTCGACCGGTTCAAGCTCGGGGAGGGTGCCATGCCGGCTAGCTTCAAGGTTATGCATGACGCCAAGAAGGGGGTCGAGACCCTACATGCTGATTTTGGGGAGAGCGCCATTGGGAGGGTTGCGCCTGTGGATTCGGGGTTCTGGTGGATCATACTCCTCCGGGCCTACACAAAAACCACCGGTGATTTGACGCTGGCAGAGACGCCGGAGTGCCAGAAAGGGATGAGGCTCATACTCAGCCTGTGCTTATCCGAGGGGTtcgataccttcccgacattgttATGTGCTGATGGTTGCTGTATGATAGATCGCAGAATG GGTGTATATGGCTACCCTATTGAGATTCAGGCCCTTTTCTTTATGGCACTAAGGTGTGCTCTTCAAATGCTTAAGCATGATAATGAAGGGAAGGAGTTTGTAGAGAAGATTGCTACTCGCCTTCACGCTTTAAGTTATCACATGCGGAGTTATTTTTGGCTCGATTTCCAACAGCTAAATGACATCTATCGTTACAAGACAGAAGAATATTCCCACACTGCTGTCAACAAATTCAATGTCATTCCTGATTCAATTCCGGATTGGCTATTTGACTTTATGCCTTGTCAGGGTGGGTTTTTCATTGGTAATGTCAGTCCTGCCAGGATGGACTTCCGATGGTTCGCACTTGGAAACATGATTGCTATACTTTCTTCCCTTGCAACACCTGAGCAATCTGTTGCTATAATGGATCTTATTGAGGAGCGttgggaagagctcattggtgaaATGCCTCTGAAGATATGTTATCCTGCTATTGAGAACCATGAATGGCGAATTGTGACGGGCTGTGATCCAAAAAACACTAGATGGAGTTATCATAATGGAGGATCGTGGCCAG TACTTCTGTGGCTGCTGACTGCAGCCTGCATCAAAACTGGACGGCCACAAATCGCAAGAAGGGCAATTGACCTAGCAGAAAGGAGGCTGTTGAAGGATGGATGGCCTGAGTACTATGATGGGAAGCTTGGTCGGTATGTTGGCAAGCAGGCGAGGAAATTCCAGACCTGGTCCATCGCGGGGTATTTGGTCGCCAAGATGATGTTGGAAGATCCTTCACATCTCGGCATGATCTCCCTGGAAGAGGATAGGGCAATGTTGAAGCCTGTTTTGAAGCGGTCTGCGTCATGGACAAACTGA